From the genome of Bradyrhizobium sp. SZCCHNS1050, one region includes:
- a CDS encoding DUF1328 domain-containing protein: MTILKWALLFFVISVVAGILGFTGISAASADIARILFYIFLVIFLVLLILGLTIFRV; this comes from the coding sequence GTGACTATTCTCAAATGGGCGCTGCTGTTCTTCGTGATCTCGGTGGTGGCCGGTATTCTCGGCTTCACCGGCATCTCGGCAGCTTCCGCCGACATTGCGCGGATCCTGTTCTATATCTTCCTGGTGATCTTCCTCGTGCTGCTGATTCTCGGGCTTACGATTTTCAGAGTGTAG
- a CDS encoding acyltransferase: MVISVTQSAAAAKVELQARPRARARNAALDHARTFLTLVVLLHHAVIPYTYFGHTDPTSFLGFDAIVLATDSFFMAMFFFLSGLFVWSGLAHKSTLQFLRDRLLRLGLPFAIAALTVIPLAYYAIELRANPDARFASFWWKTVTVGPWPSGPIWFIWVLLAFDTSAALLYRVSPRLLDPINRLSQRAFEHPRDFFFVFLLITGGLYIPSRLYFGPTLWFEAGPLSVQASRVLLYAAYFYVGAGIGSANFERGLLAAEGQMSQRGLGAWIVVTLVPYALLWVLITIKRQVLGNPPVLPQWYEAAYGFLFVIFSAAILFAILSYFLNNRRSEFSVLDRMQADAYGMFLVHYPIVLWIQYWLFDFGLPAIAKATIAFVGSMLLSWGATWVLRQIPGAKNVL; encoded by the coding sequence ATGGTCATATCGGTTACACAATCGGCGGCGGCCGCAAAGGTCGAGCTTCAGGCCCGCCCGCGCGCTCGGGCACGCAACGCCGCGCTCGATCACGCCCGGACATTCCTGACGCTGGTGGTGCTGCTCCACCACGCCGTGATTCCCTATACCTATTTCGGGCACACCGATCCGACGTCCTTCCTCGGTTTCGACGCCATCGTGCTGGCCACCGACAGCTTCTTCATGGCCATGTTCTTCTTTCTGTCGGGCCTGTTCGTGTGGTCGGGCCTTGCCCACAAGTCGACGCTGCAGTTCCTGCGTGACCGGCTATTGCGCCTTGGCCTGCCCTTCGCCATCGCGGCCCTGACCGTCATTCCGCTTGCCTATTACGCGATCGAGCTGCGCGCCAATCCCGACGCCCGCTTCGCTTCCTTCTGGTGGAAGACGGTCACGGTCGGCCCATGGCCGAGCGGGCCGATCTGGTTCATCTGGGTGCTGCTGGCGTTCGACACCTCGGCAGCCCTTTTGTACCGCGTCTCGCCCCGCCTGCTGGATCCGATCAATCGGCTGTCGCAGCGCGCCTTCGAGCATCCGCGCGACTTCTTCTTCGTCTTCCTGCTGATCACGGGCGGGCTCTACATCCCGTCCCGGCTCTATTTCGGCCCGACGTTGTGGTTCGAGGCAGGGCCGCTCTCGGTGCAGGCCAGCCGCGTCTTGCTCTACGCCGCCTATTTCTACGTCGGGGCTGGCATCGGCTCGGCCAATTTCGAACGCGGCCTGCTGGCCGCAGAAGGGCAGATGTCGCAGCGCGGACTCGGGGCCTGGATCGTGGTCACGCTCGTGCCCTATGCGCTGCTCTGGGTGCTCATCACGATCAAGCGCCAAGTGCTGGGCAATCCGCCCGTGTTGCCGCAATGGTACGAGGCGGCCTATGGCTTCTTGTTCGTCATCTTCAGCGCCGCGATCCTGTTTGCGATCCTGTCCTACTTCCTGAACAACCGCCGCTCGGAATTCTCCGTGCTCGATCGCATGCAGGCCGATGCCTATGGCATGTTCCTGGTGCACTATCCGATCGTGCTGTGGATCCAGTACTGGCTGTTCGACTTCGGCCTGCCAGCCATCGCCAAGGCGACGATCGCCTTTGTCGGCAGCATGCTGCTGAGCTGGGGCGCGACCTGGGTGCTCAGGCAGATTCCGGGGGCGAAGAACGTGTTGTAG